The Candidatus Bathyarchaeota archaeon nucleotide sequence TGTGGGATTCCGGGTGGTATTTCGAAGGCGTTAAGTGAAGAGGATAGGCAAGAGATTGAGAAGATGGTGAAGTCTTGTGTGGAGTTTGCAAATTTTAGTCTCAACTTGTTCAACGATGTAGTCTTGAAGAATAAAGATTATGTAGACTTGATTAAAAGCGACATTTACGCTATGAGAACCTATTACATGGGACTTGTTGACAACAACAATAAGGTTAACTTTTACGACGGGAAAGTTCGCGTCGTAGACCCTGCAGGGAAAGAGTTTGTGAAGTTTGCGCCAAGCGAATACTTGGACATAATCGAAGAACACGTAGAACCATGGACTTACGTTAAGTTTCCATACCTGAAAAAGGTTGGTTGGAAAGGGTTTGTAGACGGTGCTGAAAGTGGTGTTTATCGTGTAGGTCCACTTGGGCGGTTGAATGCTTCAGAGGGTATGTCGACGCCTTTGGCGCAGCAGGAGTTTGAGAGAATGTATGAGACTTTAGGTGGAAAACCTGTGCACTCTACTTTGGCTTTTCATTGGGCGAGGCTGATAGAACTAATGTACGCAGCTGAACGGGCTTTGGAATTGGTCACAGGCAAGGACATAACAAATAAGGATGTTAGAAACCCGGTAGGTGCTCCTGGTGAGGGTGTGGGAATTGTGGAAGCAGCAAGAGGCACCTTAATCCATCACTATATTCTTGATGAGGATGCTTTGGTGAAGAAGGTTAACTTGATAGTGGCTACGACTAATAATTCTGCAGCTATTGATATGTCTATTCGCGACGCTGCGAAGGGCTTGATAAAGAATGGTGTGGTCAATGAGGGATTATTGAACAAAGTGGAGATGGCGTTTAGAGCTTATGATCCTTGTATGGGTTGTGCTACACATTTTGCTGTGGGTCAGATGCCTCTTAAAGTCCACATCTACGATAGCGAACGCAATCTTGTTAAGACATTCACGCGCTAGCGATTTTTTCTCTGCGCGCACATGCAGTTATTGTTAAATCGTAAGATTTAAGTTACTCTTATTGTAAAGTATGTTATGAGGAAGTTTGCTCATGGGAAGATCAAGGACAATTCCACTAGCCCGTGGTTTAATAGCTGGAGAAACGACCCCCATTTACGGTCAACTAGAAGTATCCATTACGAACAACAGTGACATCAAAATTGTGATTAGACGAAAGCCCTATACTGGTCGTTCGGATGTGAAGTTTTCTATATCATCCACAAGTCTGCAAAGGCTCATAGACATTCTACAGGAATCTAAAGAAAAGCTTGATGACATTTGGCTTTCAAGAGTTGCTACTAGGGAACTCAGGGCAAAAAAGAAAATTAGTGTCCATTGAAGATAAAAAAAAGTTGTGAAGTTGAGAGCTTGCGATTCGCGAGTCGCAGTCATGTTATTGAATATGCACTGGACAAGCTTCGTAAAGAATCAAAGAAATAGTCAAGCATCTAGTTTCTCTTTTTGCGTGCGCACGCATTGGTTTAAAAATAGGATGTTTGTCCGGGTTTGTATTCCTGGTGTTTGGGGCCGCAGCTTGGTGTTCGCGCGTTATACTGCTGAGGTTGACTGTTATGTTGGTGTTGTTTCCTAGAATCTTCGCAGGACTGCTTTGCCGACAAATTCTATGAGTTCGATCTTTTTTGGACATATGTCGATTTTCGAAATAAGTCCTTTATTAAGATTTACGACACATTATGTTTTAGGCTGGACTTATGAAAAAACCAAAAGAAAAACAAACCGTCGACCTGCTTGATCTTCCACAAAAGGAAAGAGTCCGCCTTTGCAAAGAAATCCATGATATTCTTCAGCAAAGAGTCATAGAAGAAAAAGACTCGCAACAAAAAACCGAAACGGAAACACAGGAGCATTATCGAAACAAGAGATTTCTCGCGAAAACTACAGAATCTTACCTTACAAAGATAAAAAACCGCCAAATCTGTAACCGCCTAGTCTAACCACAAACTAATAACGTTTCCCAACAGACTTCTCTCTTCAAAGATTTATAAAAACGTTCTAACGTCTTCAACACTTTTCTATCAATATAATAGGGCAAAGGCAACTATAAGCGGAGCAAAGATCGATGCAACCAGCGACATAACTGTAATCATTGTATTCAATGATGGACCTGCAGTGTCTTTGAATGGGTCGCCAACAGTGTCACCTACAACCGCTGCTTTGTGAGTGTCTGAACCTTTGCCTCCAAGTTCTCCTGCTTCGATATACTTCTTAGCATTGTCCCATAAGCCGCCAGAGTTTGCCATAAACAAAGCAAAGATTAAGCCGGAAAAAATGCTGCCACCAAGATAACCTCCAAGCGCTTGGATACCTCCGAATTCATATGGAGGTCCTATCGAATTCGCAATGATTTGCCCAACAAAACCAATCGCCAACGTAGCACCAATGGTTATTAGGCTGGGGGGCAACAGTTCCTTCAAGGCTCCCTTAGCTGCGATGTCCACACACTTTGCGTAATCTGGTTTTACTCCTTCTTTTCCCTCTTTCAAACCTGGAATTTCCCTAAACTGCCTTCGAATCTCCTCTATCATTCGGAAAGCATTCTTTCCAACGCCCAGCATTACCATAGCCGAAAATAGAGCAGGCATGGCAATACCAATAAGGGCCCCTGTAAAGACAAATGGGTTCATAAGGTCAAAAATGATTTTACCAGCTTCTCTCTGAACGATTTCTTGATAGGCGGCAAGCAACGCTATAACCGTAAGTCCAGCTGCACCTATTGCAAATCCTTTTGTTATAGCTTTTGCGGTGTTGCCTGCTGCGTCAAGACGATCTGCAACATCAATAACTTCTTCCTCCATTCCCGCTTGTTCCGCGATTCCTTTAGAGTTGTCTACTATTGGACCGTATGCGTCGCCGGCTACGATCATGCCTACTATTGACAGCATTCCAACAGCGCTCATTCCGACTCCGTAGACGCCGAACCCAGCGCCCACGCCGAGCTCGCATATGAAGTATGCCCCTGCAGACGCGATACCTATGCCGAGGAGGGGTGGAAACATGCTAATTAGACCGTAAGAAAAACCTGTGATGATGTTAATCGCGGCACCTGTTTGGGAAGACTCGGCAGTTTTTTTCGCGGGCAGTCGATCTATAGAAGTGAAGTAGTCAGTGGTTATGCCGATTATGATACCCGCAATCACTCCCACCGAAAGAGCGCCCCAAATTTCAATGGGATACTCTAGATAGTAGGTCATTAGAAACGTAAGAACAATTAGGATGGTGCAGGTGAAGTATGTTCCCCAGTTGAGAGCTTTCCCAGGATTGCCTTTTTTGCCAACTCTCACCACAGCCACTCCGATTATGGAAGCAATGATTCCTAACCCTGCAAATATTAGGGGTAGGTTCACGTAAGGATTGTTTAGTGGAGCGACTTGTCGAAGTCCCTCACCCAAAATCATTACTGCTACGATGCTGGCGACGTAGGAGTCGAATAAGTCAGCGCCCATTCCAGCAACGTCGCCGACGTTATCGCCAACGTTGTCTGCGATTACAGCAGGGTTTCGCGGGTCGTCTTCTGGAATGCCCATTTCAACTTTTCCTACTAAGTCGGCACCTACGTCCGCTGTCTTCGTGTAAATACCGCCTCCAGCTTTGGCGAACAACGCCATGGCACTGGCTCCGAAGCTGAAACCTAATACAAGTTCAGGCCTGCCCGTGAGAAAGTAAACAACTGATACTCCTAATAACGCTAAACCCACAACTGAAAGACCCATAACTGCCCCACCTCGAAAGGCTATCGGAAAAGCTTTGTTCAGCCCTTCTCGAGCTGCATAGGCAGTTCTCCCGTTGGCTCGTAAAGCTACTTCCATACCAAGAAAACCTGCAATAGCCGAACAGACTGACCCGAAAATGTAGGCAGGCCCTATTTCAACGCCCATACCCATATAAACGCCTAGAGCAACCGTCAAGATTGCTGCCATGACAACCACGAAGACGGCTAAGGCCGTGTATTCTCTTTTAATAAATGCTCTTGCGCCTTCTTTAATTGCTGCAGAAATTTCTTGCATTTTTGGTGTTCCGCTGCTTTTGCTATTTACGTAAAAGTATAGGTACACTGAGAAAACGATAGCAACCAAGGCGGCTATGGGCGCGATTAAAACCGTAGTCATTACTACATTCTCCTTTTCTAATAGTTCCATGACTTAACATTACCGTCTTTTAACAGTTTCGAAAAATCTTATATTCTACAAGTTCATGATCTAAAGCTTTCATCATAATACGAGGTATTAGAATTGAATGAAAAACTTGCAAATCCAGCACCTCTTGGATTGATGGGTTTCGGAATGACGACAGTACTCTTGAACCTTTACAACGCTGGCTTCTACCCTTTGGACAGCATGATTCTGGCTATGGGTCTTGCTTACGGCGGTTTAGCTCAAATAATTGCTGGTGTGATGGAGTATCGTAAAGGCAACACGTTTGGAACAACCGCTTTCTGTTCTTATGGCTTGTTCTGGTGGTCGCTAGTAGCGTTGGTTATAATGCCGAGTGTTTCCTTCTTTGAAGTTGTAGCTTTCTCGGATACGTCGATGGCAGCGTACTTTTTCATGTGGGGGCTCTTCACTTTCGTCATGTTCTTCGGAACATTAAAAGCAAATCGTGTCTTACAGTTTGTATTCCTAAGCTTAGCTATACTGTTCTTCTTACTGACAGCCAGAGACTTGACGGGTAGCGCAAACATAGGCACTATAGCAGGATATGAAGGGATAATCTGCGGCTTAAGCGCCGTCTACCTAGCCCTAGCAGAAGTGTTAAACGAAGTTCACGGAAAAACAGTTCTACCTATAGGCTCAGTGAGCAAATAAGGACGGGGGACTCTAACAAAAAAGAGAGATCTATGAGGCTATTCACGCTTTGCAGTAAAGACTCCAATTATGTTGCCATCTAGATCTGAGAAAAGCCCGAACAATCCAACATTTGGAATTTCCGTTTTTTTCCTTTACTGTTTTCCTAACTCCTTTCTTTACAACGAAAACTCAAACTTTCAAATTATTATGTGTTCCTATGACAGGATACTGTTAACTTATTCATGATGAAGGGAAAAGATTTTATTTCAGAGTCTTATTTTTCATAGCTCTAAAAAGCAGAGTTGTAAAGCTATGTCAAAACAAGTTAAATGGGTTAGAGAAGATCCAAATAACAAATTTGTATTCTGGCCAACCGAAGAAATGAAGAAGAGAGCATGGGTAAGCGACGAATCAATCTACAAAGAAGCAGCTAATGACCCTGTAGCCTTTTGGGCTGCAAGGGCAAAAGAAGGATTAGAATGGTTCCAACCATGGATAGAAACGTACCAGTGGAACCCGCCATACTACAAATGGTTTGTCAACGGCAAAATAAACGCCTCCTACAACGCCCTAGACCGCCACGTCAAAACATGGCGAAAAAACAAAGCAGCAATCATATGGGAGCCAGAACCAACAAACGAGCCTAGCCGAGTGCTCACCTACAACGACCTTTACCGTGAAGTCAACAAATTCGCCAACGTGCTGAAAAGCTTAGGCGTAAAGAAAGGCGACCGCGTAGGCATCTATCTGCCTATGATTCCAGAAGTACAAATCGCTATGCTCGCTTGTGCCCGCATAGGGGCAGCTCATAGCGTCATCTTTTCCGCTTTTAGCGGCGAATCATTGAGAAGCAGGATGCACGACGCGGAGGCAAAGGTTCTGGTTACTGCAGACGGCTACTACCGAAGAGGCAAAGTTGTCAACCTTAAAGCTAACGCAGACATAGGCATCAAAGATACTAAAGTTGAACACGTTGTCATTGTTAAACGTGCAGGAAACGAAATCAACATGACTGAAGGCAAAGACCTCTGGTGGCACGAACTGATGAAAAAAGCTCCGCTTTACTGTGAACCCGAACCTATGGACAGCGAGGACATGCTTTTTATCCTTTACACAAGTGGCACTACTGGAAAACCGAAAGGCATTGTACACCATAATGGCGGCTACTTAACCGTCGCCTTTTGGACAGCTAAATGGGACTTCGACCTCCACGACGACGACATATTCTGGTGCACCGCCGATATAGGCTGGGTCACAGGACACACCTACTCGTGCTATGGACCGCTGCTTAACGGCTCAACCCTCCTAATCTACGAAGGCGCCCTAAACTTTCCAGAAGTAGACAGATGGTGGGAAATAATAGAAAAACACGGTGTCACAATCTTCTACACAGCACCAACAGCCATACGAATGATACTGAGATGGGGTGAAGAGTGGCCTAAGAAACACGACCTCAGCAGCCTACGTCTCCTCGGAACAGTGGGCGAACCAATCAACCAAGATGCGTGGATGTGGTATTTCAATCACATAGGCGGAGGCAGATGTCCCCTCATAGACACGTGGTGGCAAACCGAAACAGGTGCTACCCTCATAAACTCGTTACCAGGCATCGGTCCATTTATTCCAACAGTTGCAGGCAGAAGCTTCCCAGGCACAACTCACGACGTTCTAGACGAAATTGGAGAGCCGGTTAAAATTGGCGAAGGGGGGTACTTGGTTCAAAAAAGTCCCTTTGCACCTGGAATGCTGAGAGATGTGTACAAAGACCCTGAAAGATACAAAGCGCAGTATTGGAGTGTTTATGGCGACAAACTCTATTATACAAGTGACGGTGCAATACGATGGGATGAACTAGG carries:
- a CDS encoding Ni/Fe hydrogenase subunit alpha, which gives rise to RELMYCGYIIYDHILHFYFLGGPDFVVGPDAPAAKRNILGVIEKVGLDIAKEVIKHRAYGQRITAILGGKATHPACGIPGGISKALSEEDRQEIEKMVKSCVEFANFSLNLFNDVVLKNKDYVDLIKSDIYAMRTYYMGLVDNNNKVNFYDGKVRVVDPAGKEFVKFAPSEYLDIIEEHVEPWTYVKFPYLKKVGWKGFVDGAESGVYRVGPLGRLNASEGMSTPLAQQEFERMYETLGGKPVHSTLAFHWARLIELMYAAERALELVTGKDITNKDVRNPVGAPGEGVGIVEAARGTLIHHYILDEDALVKKVNLIVATTNNSAAIDMSIRDAAKGLIKNGVVNEGLLNKVEMAFRAYDPCMGCATHFAVGQMPLKVHIYDSERNLVKTFTR
- the acs gene encoding acetate--CoA ligase — encoded protein: MSKQVKWVREDPNNKFVFWPTEEMKKRAWVSDESIYKEAANDPVAFWAARAKEGLEWFQPWIETYQWNPPYYKWFVNGKINASYNALDRHVKTWRKNKAAIIWEPEPTNEPSRVLTYNDLYREVNKFANVLKSLGVKKGDRVGIYLPMIPEVQIAMLACARIGAAHSVIFSAFSGESLRSRMHDAEAKVLVTADGYYRRGKVVNLKANADIGIKDTKVEHVVIVKRAGNEINMTEGKDLWWHELMKKAPLYCEPEPMDSEDMLFILYTSGTTGKPKGIVHHNGGYLTVAFWTAKWDFDLHDDDIFWCTADIGWVTGHTYSCYGPLLNGSTLLIYEGALNFPEVDRWWEIIEKHGVTIFYTAPTAIRMILRWGEEWPKKHDLSSLRLLGTVGEPINQDAWMWYFNHIGGGRCPLIDTWWQTETGATLINSLPGIGPFIPTVAGRSFPGTTHDVLDEIGEPVKIGEGGYLVQKSPFAPGMLRDVYKDPERYKAQYWSVYGDKLYYTSDGAIRWDELGNIRLTGRVDDVMKVAGHRLSTAEVENALTQHAFVAECAVVAAPHDVKGEVPVAFVVLKQGTTPSQTLENALIQQVVKVIGPTAKPARIVLTDALPKTRSGKIMRRILKALVKGETVGDVTTLMNPETVEDLKQKIGYST
- a CDS encoding sodium-translocating pyrophosphatase codes for the protein MTTVLIAPIAALVAIVFSVYLYFYVNSKSSGTPKMQEISAAIKEGARAFIKREYTALAVFVVVMAAILTVALGVYMGMGVEIGPAYIFGSVCSAIAGFLGMEVALRANGRTAYAAREGLNKAFPIAFRGGAVMGLSVVGLALLGVSVVYFLTGRPELVLGFSFGASAMALFAKAGGGIYTKTADVGADLVGKVEMGIPEDDPRNPAVIADNVGDNVGDVAGMGADLFDSYVASIVAVMILGEGLRQVAPLNNPYVNLPLIFAGLGIIASIIGVAVVRVGKKGNPGKALNWGTYFTCTILIVLTFLMTYYLEYPIEIWGALSVGVIAGIIIGITTDYFTSIDRLPAKKTAESSQTGAAINIITGFSYGLISMFPPLLGIGIASAGAYFICELGVGAGFGVYGVGMSAVGMLSIVGMIVAGDAYGPIVDNSKGIAEQAGMEEEVIDVADRLDAAGNTAKAITKGFAIGAAGLTVIALLAAYQEIVQREAGKIIFDLMNPFVFTGALIGIAMPALFSAMVMLGVGKNAFRMIEEIRRQFREIPGLKEGKEGVKPDYAKCVDIAAKGALKELLPPSLITIGATLAIGFVGQIIANSIGPPYEFGGIQALGGYLGGSIFSGLIFALFMANSGGLWDNAKKYIEAGELGGKGSDTHKAAVVGDTVGDPFKDTAGPSLNTMITVMSLVASIFAPLIVAFALLY
- a CDS encoding acetate uptake transporter, coding for MNEKLANPAPLGLMGFGMTTVLLNLYNAGFYPLDSMILAMGLAYGGLAQIIAGVMEYRKGNTFGTTAFCSYGLFWWSLVALVIMPSVSFFEVVAFSDTSMAAYFFMWGLFTFVMFFGTLKANRVLQFVFLSLAILFFLLTARDLTGSANIGTIAGYEGIICGLSAVYLALAEVLNEVHGKTVLPIGSVSK